The following coding sequences lie in one Struthio camelus isolate bStrCam1 chromosome 32, bStrCam1.hap1, whole genome shotgun sequence genomic window:
- the LOC138063467 gene encoding olfactory receptor 6C3-like: protein MLPCQQDGLKLGMGPANETVVAEFILEGFSGLDQRLQLFLSRLLLLIYLTTVMGNTTIIFLVCVDHRLQTPMYFFISNLAFLEIWFTSSTTIKLLVVLSSGKRTISLSSCFAQSYFYFALGFTELVLLVVMSFDRYVAICQPLHYAAVMKRQLCTHLVVAAWVTGFTLFSCHLVLLSELTFCGPNKIHHFFCDNSPLFKLSCSDASLLWKADSIFISFAVLSSLCLVLISYIYIFHCILHMPAASGRKKAFATCSSHLTNLAIAYGSCIVLYARPSEDVSLETNTTVALLNTVLYPFLNPFIYSLRNQTVKLALKEAIGRAKVWLFSQS, encoded by the coding sequence ATGCTCCCCTGCCAGCAGGATGGACTGAAATTGGGCATGGGACCAGCAAATGAAACTGTAGTTGCTGAGTTCATCCTCGAGGGTTTCTCAGGGCTTGATCAAAGACTACAGCTGTTCCTCTCCCGGCTCCTCCTACTCATATACCTGACAACAGTGATGGGGAACACAACGATCATTTTCCTCGTGTGTGTGGATCACCGCCTGCAAACCCCCATGTACTTTTTCATCAGCAATCTGGCATTCCTGGAAATCTGGTTTACATCTTCCACAACTATCAAATTGTTGGTGGTTCTGAGCTCTGGTAAGAGAACAATCTCattaagcagctgctttgcccaATCCTATTTCTATTTTGCCCTGGGTTTTACAGAGTTGGTTCTCCTTGTTGTCATGTCCtttgaccgctacgttgccatctgccaACCTTTGCATTATGCTGCTGTCATGAAGCGGCAGCTCTGCACCCACCTGGTTGTTGCTGCTTGGGTCACAGGCTTCACACTCTTCAGCTGCCACCTGGTCCTGCTCTCAGAGCTGACTTTCTGTGGCCCCAACAAGATCCACCATTTTTTTTGTGACAACTCCCCCTTATTCAAACTGTCCTGCTCTGATGCCAGCCTGCTTTGGAAAGCAGACTCCATTTTCATATCGTTTGCTGTGCTGAGTTCTTTATGTTTAGTCCTGATATCTTACATCTACATCTTCCACTGTATTCTGCACATGCCAGCAGCATCCgggaggaagaaagcttttgCTACATGTTCTTCCCATCTCACCAACTTAGCCATCGCGTATGGAAGCTGCATTGTTCTCTATGCACGGCCCTCAGAAGATGTTTCCTTAGAGACCAACACAACTGTGGCTTTGCTGAACACTGTCCTGTACCCATTCTTAAACCCCTTCATCTACAGTCTCAGAAACCAGACTGTGAAGCTGGCCCTGAAGGAAGCCATTGGCCGTGCAAAGGTTTGGCTTTTCTCCCAGTCATGA